Proteins encoded in a region of the Drosophila sechellia strain sech25 chromosome 2L, ASM438219v1, whole genome shotgun sequence genome:
- the LOC6617426 gene encoding fez family zinc finger protein erm, with protein MVYFSPRGMQPCSPAGEVAMMPPSKSPVMESAASDQNPAQQSQQQDEQSAKRACPLKFSIAKIMEPDHRPSQVPPPQPAPASFATNDDDEDEDPDIDADSERSCSPIEVISLDQSPSTVNYDSAFKKYVPGPCSGATSSVASPPSTAAVQQFVSSRHQELLSQYPLLYYAPNQLMCAAAAAQYAALTAQQQSLASAAHLSSFTASLNASLHHSQSLRRNLGHPLAAAAAVAAVAQSQAVPNLQHTLEKSPVAQRTAQSSGLQANLKRKRSPQDQGEVTPPPASTATSATGARSRSPSPQGSIEDSSPGSASGGKPKTFSCLECGKVFNAHYNLTRHMPVHTGARPFVCKVCGKGFRQASTLCRHKIIHTSEKPHKCQTCGKAFNRSSTLNTHSRIHAGYKPFVCEYCGKGFHQKGNYKNHKLTHSGEKAYKCNICNKAFHQVYNLTFHMHTHNDKKPYTCRVCAKGFCRNFDLKKHMRKLHEIGGDLDDLDMPPTYDRRREYTRREPLASGYGQASGQLTPDSSSGSMSPPINVTTPPLSSGETSNPAWPRSSVSQYPAGSFHHQLGVAPPHDYPSGSAFLQLQPQQPHPQSQQHHQQQQRLSETFIAKVF; from the exons ATGGTATACTTT AGTCCGCGTGGCATGCAACCGTGTAGTCCAGCGGGAGAAGTCGCAATGATGCCGCCGTCGAAGAGCCCCGTGATGGAGAGCGCCGCCTCCGACCAGAATCCTGCCCAGCAGAGCCAGCAGCAGGACGAGCAAAGCGCCAAGCGGGCGTGTCCCCTGAAGTTTTCGATAGCCAAGATCATGGAGCCGGATCACAGGCCCAGCCAAGTGCCACCGCCGCAGCCCGCTCCGGCTTCCTTCGCCACCAACGATgacgacgaggatgaggatCCGGATATCGATGCCGACTCGGAGCGCTCCTGCAGCCCCATCGAGGTGATCAGCCTGGATCAGTCGCCATCCACCGTCAACTATGACTCCGCTTTCAAGAAGTATGTGCCGGGTCCGTGTTCGGGCGCCACTTCATCGGTAGCCTCGCCGCCTAGCACCGCTGCTGTTCAGCAGTTTGTGAGCTCCCGCCACCAGGAGCTGCTCTCTCAGTATCCCCTGCTGTACTATGCACCCAATCAGCTGATGtgcgccgccgctgccgcccaATATGCGGCATTGACCGCCCAACAGCAATCGCTGGCCAGCGCCGCCCACCTGAGCAGCTTCACCGCCTCCCTGAACGCCAGTTTGCATCACTCTCAGTCGCTGAGAAGGAATCTGGGCCATCCTCTGGCCGCGGCAGCTGCCGTGGCGGCTGTGGCCCAATCCCAGGCTGTACCCAATCTGCAACATACCTTGGAAAAGTCGCCAGTGGCGCAGAGAACAGCCCAGAGTTCGGGATTGCAGGCAAACTTGAAGAGGAAACGATCGCCGCAGGATCAGGGCGAGGTGACGCCGCCACCAGCGTCTACTGCCACTTCCGCCACTGGAGCCAGATCCCGCTCCCCGTCGCCTCAAGGATCCATCGAGGACAGCAGTCCCGGATCGGCCAGTGGCGGCAAGCCCAAGACCTTCTCCTGCCTGGAATGTGGCAAGGTGTTCAACGCCCACTACAATCTCACCCGCCACATGCCCGTCCACACCGGAGCTAGGCCGTTTGTGTGCAAGGTCTGCGGCAAGGGATTCCGCCAGGCCTCGACTCTCTGCCGGCACAAGATCATCCACACGTCGGAGAAGCCGCACAAGTGCCAGACCTGCGGCAAGGCCTTCAACCGCTCCTCCACCCTCAACACCCACTCGCGCATCCACGCCGGCTACAAGCCCTTCGTGTGCGAGTACTGCGGCAAGGGCTTCCACCAGAAGGGCAACTACAAGAACCACAAGCTGACCCACAGCGGCGAAAAGGCCTACAAGTGCAACATCTGCAACAAGGCCTTCCACCAGGTCTACAACCTCACCTTCCACATGCACACGCACAACGACAAGAAGCCCTACACCTGCCGCGTCTGCGCCAAGGGATTCTGCCGGAACTTCGATCTGAAGAAGCACATGCGGAAGCTGCACGAGATCGGCGGCGATCTGGATGACCTGGACATGCCACCCACCTACGACAGGCGGCGCGAGTACACGCGCCGGGAGCCACTTGCCTCCGGTTACGGTCAGGCATCGGGTCAACTAACGCCGGACTCCAGTTCCGGCAGCATGTCGCCGCCCATCAATGTGACCACACCCCCACTTTCCAGCGGCGAGACGAGCAATCCCGCCTGGCCCAGGTCCTCCGTTTCGCAGTACCCGGCCGGTAGCTTCCACCACCAGCTCGGAGTGGCTCCACCTCACGATTATCCCAGTGGCTCCGCCTTCCTGCAACTCCAGCCGCAGCAGCCACATCCGCAAagccagcagcaccaccagcagcagcagagacTCTCGGAGACCTTCATAGCCAAGGTGTTTTGA